One Candidatus Hydrogenedentota bacterium DNA window includes the following coding sequences:
- a CDS encoding DEAD/DEAH box helicase, translated as MHEPLSTFHPLIATWFAEQIGKPTEAQQAAWPVISRGEHVLVTAPTGSGKTLTAFLWALNQLITGAWPRGALRVLYVSPLKALNNDIRRNLLCPLEALRQRFEENSEPFPEIRVATRSGDTDPAERQRILRRPPEILITTPESLNLMLSSRKAIATLTGLRTVILDEIHAVAGTKRGTHLITAVDRLVALSGEFQRIALSATVRPVEAVAEFVGGYTLNGSGVSARYDKRPVQVLCATTAKTYEVEVRFPEAFESGPSKSGVPPVFARIVRELKGIVKRNRSTLIFTNNRRHCERIAMMLNQDEPEMLAYSHHGSLSREMRAVVEQRLKAGELRAIVATSSLELGIDIGALDEVVLVQTPFSAASALQRIGRAGHQVGAVSKGTVFPTHGRDALDAAVIARAVLDGEIEETKPIAYPLDVLAQVVVSMTGTAQWKIEDLYDQIRTTWPYRELPRTQFDLVINMLAGRYEESRLRALQPLVSVDRLDGTISAKDSALRTLYSSGGTIPDRGYFTMRHATTLAKIGELDEEFVWERTVGDVFSMSLQTWRIRDITHNDVLVEPERLKEAFIPFWRAEDRDRGYQASRRIAEFLEMADRELDSPELAARLSGDHRMTRDAADALVEFLKRQRTATRTALPHRHHVLIEYAHDVETGSEYRRAILHTLWGGCLNRPFAYALAQAWEEAHGQHIDVLPGNDCVMVVLPTNCVEIDPFEMVTSANVEKLLRARLEHTGYFGARFRENAARALLLPRQSFKRRMPLWVTRQRSKRLLSAAEKFEDFPILVETWRTCLRDEMDLESLRTALDEVQSGLTRCSCVETASPSPFAENSVWRLTSQFMYADDTPTQGGASNLNSDLLREAVFSRDARPKVPSTIIETFRQKAQRVFPGYAPRTPDELLDWAKERLLIPLHEWEELAEACGRDTGSPFGKVVGPVAQKLVRLRLAGAASDAIVAVETIPRMQRALSVKWTGACVDRPPISAAFANPEPDESEECDYLSEFLGEWLRFYGPLDKESVSAAIPVAKSRLEDALESLEQSESVVIDPLTEGAETPEVCDSDNLEILLRLRRAAARPVVKARPLRDLPVYVAAHQGVARHRHNTGDLQAALESLFGLSINASFLETEFLPARVGHYTSTMLDGITEQSDLMWSGCGPQKILLSFRFNRDL; from the coding sequence ATGCACGAACCATTGAGTACATTTCATCCACTCATAGCGACGTGGTTTGCGGAGCAAATCGGAAAGCCCACAGAGGCGCAGCAAGCCGCGTGGCCCGTCATCTCGCGGGGCGAGCACGTGCTCGTGACCGCACCTACCGGAAGTGGCAAGACTCTGACCGCCTTTCTGTGGGCGTTGAACCAACTGATTACCGGCGCATGGCCGCGCGGTGCCTTGCGGGTGTTGTATGTGTCGCCGCTGAAAGCGCTCAATAACGACATCCGGCGAAATCTTCTGTGTCCTCTCGAAGCGTTACGTCAGCGCTTTGAGGAAAACAGCGAACCGTTTCCGGAAATTCGCGTGGCGACCCGTAGTGGCGATACCGACCCCGCCGAGCGCCAACGGATTCTCCGGCGCCCGCCGGAGATTCTGATAACCACTCCGGAGAGCCTCAACCTGATGCTTTCATCGCGCAAGGCTATCGCCACGCTGACGGGCCTCCGCACGGTTATCCTTGACGAGATTCACGCGGTTGCGGGCACAAAACGGGGAACTCACCTCATCACCGCCGTAGATCGCCTTGTCGCGCTGTCTGGCGAATTCCAGCGGATCGCGTTGTCGGCGACCGTGAGGCCCGTCGAGGCCGTTGCAGAGTTTGTGGGGGGCTACACACTCAACGGAAGCGGGGTCTCGGCCCGGTACGACAAACGGCCGGTACAAGTCTTGTGCGCCACAACGGCCAAGACCTATGAGGTGGAGGTGCGATTTCCAGAAGCGTTTGAATCAGGGCCGTCGAAGTCCGGCGTACCGCCGGTCTTCGCGCGAATCGTTCGTGAACTAAAGGGAATTGTAAAACGGAATCGCTCGACGCTCATTTTCACGAACAACCGCCGCCATTGTGAACGCATCGCCATGATGCTCAATCAAGACGAACCGGAGATGCTGGCCTATTCACACCACGGATCGCTTTCGCGAGAGATGCGCGCGGTGGTCGAGCAACGGCTCAAGGCCGGCGAACTGAGAGCAATTGTGGCAACAAGCTCACTCGAACTGGGAATCGATATCGGCGCGCTGGACGAAGTTGTCCTTGTTCAGACACCGTTTTCGGCCGCATCGGCGTTGCAGCGCATCGGACGCGCGGGCCATCAGGTTGGCGCAGTCAGCAAGGGGACGGTCTTCCCAACGCATGGGCGCGATGCGCTTGATGCGGCGGTGATCGCGCGCGCTGTATTGGACGGTGAAATCGAAGAGACGAAGCCGATAGCCTACCCGCTCGATGTGCTGGCGCAAGTGGTTGTGTCAATGACGGGCACAGCCCAGTGGAAGATCGAGGATCTCTACGACCAAATCCGCACAACGTGGCCCTACCGCGAGCTTCCACGCACGCAATTCGACCTCGTGATCAACATGCTGGCGGGCCGCTATGAAGAGAGCAGGCTGCGCGCGCTTCAACCTCTCGTGTCGGTGGATCGTCTTGACGGAACGATATCCGCCAAGGACTCGGCATTGCGGACTCTCTATTCAAGCGGGGGGACTATCCCTGATCGCGGATACTTCACGATGCGTCATGCAACCACCCTCGCCAAAATCGGCGAGCTGGACGAGGAGTTTGTCTGGGAACGCACGGTCGGCGATGTGTTCTCCATGAGTCTCCAAACCTGGCGAATCCGTGACATCACTCACAATGACGTTTTGGTGGAGCCGGAGCGCTTGAAAGAGGCATTCATTCCGTTCTGGCGGGCAGAGGACCGTGACCGTGGCTATCAGGCTTCGCGCAGAATCGCGGAGTTCCTGGAAATGGCCGATCGCGAGCTGGACAGTCCGGAACTCGCGGCGCGTTTGAGTGGCGATCATCGAATGACCCGCGATGCGGCCGACGCTTTGGTCGAATTCCTCAAGCGCCAGCGCACCGCGACGCGTACTGCTTTGCCACACCGTCATCACGTACTCATCGAATATGCGCATGACGTTGAGACCGGCTCCGAATACCGGCGCGCCATCCTACATACGTTGTGGGGCGGGTGTTTGAACAGGCCCTTTGCTTACGCACTCGCTCAGGCATGGGAGGAGGCCCATGGACAGCACATTGATGTGCTGCCCGGCAACGACTGCGTAATGGTCGTCTTGCCCACGAACTGTGTTGAAATCGATCCGTTCGAGATGGTTACGTCCGCGAACGTGGAGAAGTTGCTCCGCGCAAGGCTGGAGCACACAGGTTATTTTGGGGCGCGGTTTCGCGAGAACGCGGCGCGCGCCTTGCTTCTGCCTCGACAATCGTTCAAGAGACGCATGCCCTTGTGGGTGACGCGCCAACGCTCCAAGCGATTACTCAGCGCGGCGGAAAAATTCGAGGATTTCCCCATACTCGTGGAGACCTGGCGTACCTGTCTGCGCGATGAAATGGATCTTGAATCCCTGCGCACGGCATTGGATGAAGTACAGTCGGGGCTAACGCGATGTTCGTGCGTGGAGACCGCTTCACCTTCACCGTTTGCGGAGAACAGCGTTTGGCGGCTGACCAGTCAGTTCATGTACGCCGACGATACCCCCACTCAGGGTGGAGCTTCGAACTTGAACAGCGATCTGCTCAGGGAAGCCGTGTTCTCACGCGACGCACGGCCAAAGGTGCCTAGCACTATAATTGAGACTTTTCGCCAAAAAGCGCAGCGCGTCTTTCCTGGCTATGCTCCGCGCACACCTGACGAACTGCTGGATTGGGCAAAAGAACGTCTCCTTATTCCGCTTCACGAATGGGAGGAGTTGGCCGAAGCCTGCGGTCGCGATACGGGGTCACCGTTCGGCAAGGTGGTTGGACCTGTTGCGCAGAAGCTGGTGCGACTGCGACTTGCGGGTGCAGCGAGCGATGCAATTGTTGCAGTCGAGACAATCCCCCGGATGCAGCGCGCCCTTTCCGTGAAGTGGACAGGCGCCTGTGTCGACCGACCGCCGATATCGGCTGCTTTCGCCAATCCTGAACCGGACGAATCGGAAGAGTGCGATTACCTTTCAGAATTCCTGGGCGAATGGCTTCGATTCTATGGGCCACTCGACAAAGAGTCTGTCTCCGCTGCCATTCCCGTTGCCAAATCCCGTCTCGAAGACGCGTTGGAATCGCTCGAACAATCCGAATCGGTTGTTATCGATCCGCTGACGGAAGGTGCGGAGACGCCGGAAGTATGTGACAGCGACAACCTGGAGATTCTTCTGCGCCTTCGCCGTGCCGCAGCACGCCCGGTCGTCAAGGCGCGTCCACTGCGCGATCTTCCCGTCTATGTTGCCGCGCACCAGGGCGTGGCGCGTCATCGGCACAACACCGGCGACCTACAGGCCGCCCTCGAATCGCTCTTCGGTCTTTCGATCAACGCATCCTTCCTAGAGACTGAGTTCCTTCCCGCTCGCGTGGGACATTACACCTCAACAATGCTCGACGGAATTACGGAACAAAGCGACCTCATGTGGTCAGGATGCGGCCCTCAGAAGATCCTGCTGTCGTTCCGATTCAATCGCGATTTGT
- a CDS encoding prepilin-type N-terminal cleavage/methylation domain-containing protein, which yields MVKRRGFTLIELLVVIAIIGILAAILLPALARAREAARRASCANNLKQLGLVYKMYANEAKGEKLPSLFIKVKKYGSAVGLAANAAPDILSIYPEYLTDAAIFQCPSSPSVIAPDYTSADGNSLFGSINPNETPGSNNDGCSDFSNCANTSDTCYAYMGYMFDGSAVSAAAESMVTAFGSYDFPAGTLLQPLEMWRTLTSNVAAHAAALVGVDSEIAALNDVTNGDVDVPDGVGNSGGSTVYHLREGIERFLISDINNPAASAKAQSEIYIQWDRLSTRPENYNHLPGGANVLYMDGHVSFSRYEINGTAPVNGAVASYDAAIDN from the coding sequence ATGGTCAAGAGACGTGGATTTACGCTCATCGAATTGCTGGTTGTAATTGCTATTATCGGCATACTCGCAGCAATTCTGCTTCCGGCCCTGGCAAGGGCCCGGGAAGCTGCCCGCCGCGCGAGTTGCGCAAACAACCTTAAACAGTTGGGCCTCGTGTACAAAATGTATGCAAATGAGGCAAAGGGAGAGAAGCTGCCGTCCTTGTTTATCAAAGTCAAGAAGTATGGTTCGGCTGTAGGTCTCGCGGCCAATGCTGCCCCGGATATTCTGTCAATTTACCCCGAGTACTTGACGGATGCAGCCATTTTCCAGTGTCCGTCATCACCGTCTGTCATTGCCCCGGACTACACGTCCGCGGATGGGAACAGCCTTTTCGGGTCAATCAATCCCAATGAAACGCCAGGGAGCAACAACGACGGGTGCAGTGACTTCTCCAATTGCGCAAATACGAGCGACACCTGCTACGCTTACATGGGATACATGTTTGATGGATCGGCCGTGAGTGCGGCGGCGGAAAGCATGGTCACAGCATTTGGCTCGTATGATTTCCCGGCGGGGACCCTCTTGCAACCGCTTGAAATGTGGAGGACCCTTACAAGCAACGTGGCAGCGCACGCGGCAGCGCTTGTCGGTGTTGATTCGGAGATCGCAGCACTAAATGATGTGACAAATGGGGACGTTGATGTTCCGGATGGCGTCGGCAATAGCGGTGGTAGCACCGTGTATCACTTGAGGGAAGGGATCGAGCGCTTCCTGATTTCGGATATCAACAATCCCGCGGCGAGCGCAAAAGCGCAGAGCGAAATCTACATTCAGTGGGATCGGTTGAGCACGAGGCCTGAAAACTACAATCACCTTCCGGGTGGCGCCAACGTGTTGTACATGGACGGCCACGTTTCGTTCAGCCGGTACGAGATCAATGGCACGGCGCCAGTCAACGGTGCTGTGGCTTCGTACGACGCGGCAATCGACAACTAA